DNA sequence from the Larus michahellis chromosome Z, bLarMic1.1, whole genome shotgun sequence genome:
aaatagaaatagatttaataggataaggctacataattaacaataatactaaagaaccagtattaatcccgatactagtataagatatacaaggattatacttggccaattctatcagtagaagccgtgcactcccagcagtggacagcaaatgtgggacactgcgagcgctgcggcttcaggaggaagggaagggctcaggggtccggcaccagggcaaggagctCTCTGGACCacggccatcaagggagagactGAAACTACGCAgcaaaactttctaatttatattgaatgtgacgttcacggtatgaaataatcctgttggccagcgtgggtcaagtgcccaggtcttgctcctcctcctgcctgcacctgGCCAGGCTTGAAAACACAGAGActttgaatcccacatagcctaactgtctataaagtaaatattttcccgaattcagacactagagtcttccaaaagtggagttttccccagcattagaagataaattagtcctgtgtcagtcagcccaggacattccaccccttatttcaTACCATTTATATGTCACACTCAAGTTACTATTACATTTGTCTTCtactacatatatatacacacacgaaTGTATTCCTCTAAATCTATGAACTATTCCTCTGAAAGGTCCATTGAACTTTGTTAGTCCAAAACTGTAAATTCTATGGACTATACTAGTCTTTTAGGGTAGAAACAAGTGACGTAGCATCCACTCGGTTGTCAGATCAGGACCAGGCCTCAATATGGATGACCGACAGCTGGAGTTGGGTGCAGCAGTATGACGTGTTGTGCTCACGGCTAGCATGTTTCCTGTCGCTGGACACCATTTGATGAAGCTGGCTCTGGTTCCATTaccactgtgttatcctgaaaaacacttattggaCACTGTTAGTATTATGTAACAATTAACACCATACCATTTAATTCAAggattctcacccaaaatcagatctcCTAAAGGTACACATTGAACCTCTCCATTCTCCTGCATACGTATGCCCTGGTCCTTCAGCAAAAGCAACCCCACGAGTGGGTCTGCCTTTCCCTGAGGCCAGGGTAACCTGGACCGTTTCACTCAACATATTCTTtacatgcaccacagggaccttatccccttctagAGTAGGTAAAAGCTCTGAAtgagcaggaccagctcagcTGGCAGTTCCCCTGGTGTTGACTAACCAggtggcttttgctaaatgtTCATCCCACTTTTTAAATGTTCCAGCACTCGTCACTTTCAGTGTGGTCTGAAAACAGTCCATTGCATCATTCAACTTTCCCAgcggctggtgcgtgataggggatgtgatgtaTCCACTTGATACCGTGCTCTTTAGCCCAGGCGTCTATAAGATTATTTCAGAAACGGGttccattgtctgactcaattgtctctggagtaccatgtcgcctCAAAATTTGTCTTTCAAGGCCTAAAATAGTGTtacgggcagtggcatggggcacagggtatgtttccaaacatctggtggttgcttccaccattgtaagcacatagtgTTTTCCCTTGTGGGTTCGTGGAAGGGAGATATAACCTATTTGCCAgacctccccatacttatatttcagccactgttctccataccacaaaggttcAATCTTTTGGCTTGCTTAATTTCAGCACGTCTTTCACattcacatccattgggatctggcaacactcatcttgccacttaattcctaaaaactgaatttcctgtgcaggtcccttgaccttaccttgTTTGATGGCAAAACTGGCTTCCAGAAGGATTTGAATTACTTtctcccctttctcaaaaacttctgctgtattaccctgTATGTTGATGTCGTCAATGTATtccaggtgttctggagctccacccttctctccagtgcagtctggatcagtccatggcaaatagtagggctgtgtttccaccgcTGGGGCAATCAATTCCAGGTATACTGGAcccctctccaggtgaaagcaaactgtggcttgcactctgctgctaaaggaagagagaaaaaagcattgGCAATGTCAATTGTGGCATAACACTTAGCTTCCTTCAACTCCAGTTCATAGTGAAGTTCTAACATATCTGGGACGATAGCACTCaatggtggtgtgacttcattcaaaccacgatagtctactgtcaATCTCCATTCCCGATCAGgcttttgcactggccatatgggactattaaagggtgagcaagtctTACTGATCACCCCTTGGCTTTACAGCTGACGGATCGGCTTCTGGATAGGGCGCAAAGAATCTCGATTAGTGTGATATTGTCGCCAGTGCACAGTTGTAGTAGCAATGGGCACCTTCTGTTCCTCGACCCTCAAAAGCCCCACAATAGAAGGGTCCTCTGACAGGCCAGGCAAAGTACACAGTTGCACAACTGTCTCCGTCTCCACCGCCGCTACACCAAACACCCACCAGTAACCCCtcgggtccttaaaataccctttcctgaggtaatctatgccaagaatgcatggagcatctgggccagtcacaatggggaacttttcccatttattcccagttaggctcacttcggcctccaATACAGTCAGCTCTTGAGATCCGCCTGTCCCTCCAGCAGCAATAGTGATAGATTCTTCCCCTCTATGATTCGATGGCagtagggtgcactgtgcaccacTGTCCACCGTGGCCCTATAGTTCTGTggttctgatgtgccaggccatcgaatccacacagtccaataaactcggttatccctctcctcctcctcctggctggaggcagggcccccctactTTTCACTAGAGGGCCCGCCGCTTCCATCCGTGACAGTTGCATGTCGTACATCAGGCTCCAAAGCCCACCTGTGCCTTCTGAGTGATTGGTCACTGGAAACTGGAGCAGCACTTCTCCTGGAAGAATCCCCTCTTTTGGTTGTTTTACTCCGCAACTGACGTACCCAAGTCTGTAAAGCTGAAGTAGGTTTTCCATCCCAGTTCCTCATGTTTTCTCCCTGATTACGCAGGGTAGACCACAGGGTATATCGTGATGTGCTTTGCTTCTCTTGAACAGGTTTAGTAGGGAAGCGTTTGTCcccagctgagatgctggcctTGCCAAATGATTTCTTCAGCACTGAGACACTGGCCTGTGGGGCAGAAAGAAGACTATGTGCATAACGTTGCATTCGAGCACCCATCTCACCCACAGTCGGTGCCTCATCGTGTCTCCAGCAAAATAATGCCAATGCATTAACATATGCTGCTGGTGCACTCAGTAACCACTTGTGCCAAACAGGTCTGGTAATTTTGAGTGCATCTGAATCTAATGATGTCTGCAGGTTGCCCAAATCACTGAAAGTCATCTCCCACACAGCTATTTCCCTCAGATTCTTAATGCCTCTCTCAATAGTTGTCCACTTGGATGGGCGGTACATGATATTGCTCCTGTAGGGATACCTGCCCCTCACGCGTAACAGGAGTCGCTTCCAGAGGGTGAGGGATTGTGGTGGTCTTACAAGGCCCCTGTCAATACCCGATTTTCTAGCCAATGGTCCCAGACGTTTGACTTCTCTGCCATCTAAGTCCAAACTATCGGCTCCAGTATTCCAGCATCTGAGCAACCAAGTAATCACTTGCTCGCTTTCCTGACGGCTGTAATCCTTACGTATGTCTCGTAGGGATAATGATCGAGTCACTTCCTCTGTTACTGCATCGCCTAATGTTCCTGGTTGACCATCACTATCTGCTGGTACTGCACTTTTCCTGTCATGTACAGGGTCGACTGATACTGGTTCTGACTGAGTCTGTAGGTCAGCTGCATCATCCATCACCAAGGTCAGAGTAGATTTAGCACTCGTTGCAGCTGCAGGTCTTGTCATGAGAGCTAGCAGGGTCTGGACAAGATCAGGGTCTGTAGGGAGAGCTGGCAAGGTGTACACAGGCGCGATGCCTATCGCAGGGCTCGGCAGGGTCTGCACAGATACAGTGGTTGTCGCAGGGACTGGCGGTCTCTGCACAGGCATGGTGTCAGTTGCAGGGTTCGGCGTGGTCTGTACCGGTACGGTGGTTGTCACAGGGACCGGTGGGGTCTGCACGGGGGCGATGTCTGCCGCAGGGGCCCATGGCGTCTCCACAGGAACAGTGTCTGTcaggggggctggcagggtctCTACAGGACGTTTCCCTCTACTGCAGATCCAGCCAATGAAAAAGAACAAGCCCACAAAAATTAACAACAGAAGCACGATGATCAAAACATTTGAAGGGTATTCCAAACTCTCAAAAATTGTTACTATTGATGCCACAGGAATATACAAATCCTCAAGAGATATCCCCCACCTTGCTAAATGGCCCGTAATATAACTGAAGGCGTAATCATACGCAGTGCCTAAGAGAGTGGTCCCGCCACCCTGAGGTGAATCCGACCACAGCAATTTGCAAGATGCCATTACCTAACTTACAACAAACAGAACAATTACGAAAGACCCGATAACACAGCAAAATACGGCCACACAAAATAACAAGGCAATGTTTTTAACTCCACACTTAGAAATGATAAGCCAccctaaataaatgaaaaatggcaATGAACTCTTGCACCACTCCCATAGCTGCCCACATAAGGCTGCACAGAGATACCAGAGAACTCCGTCTACAGCCCTGTGAAACAATTCCAACAGATCCATAATGACTGTTCTACAAATCGGATCAAATCTGTTTAAAACTCCAACCCTTCAGAACTCTCAAATTAAGGCCTCCAATTCTCCCAGCACTATTTGAATTAAGTGCAAATTATCATGCTAAGTGCCAAGCTCGTTAAAAAACCACACTGGGTGCCAAACTTTGTTGAAATACCACGTTGTGCACCGAATTCATTAAAATGGCTTGTTGGGTGCCAAATTTGTTAAGATATCACATTGGGCACAAAATTTGTTAAGATAACCGTGTTGAGCACAAAAATTTGTTACAATAATCACGTTGGGtgccaaatttgttatagttggagaaaacccataacaatttattgctgtttagacaatcattctatcacccaatgacccctccccacccgcaaaggggaatcggggaaagcaaggaaacacgagagttgaaatagaaatagatttaataggataaggctacataattaacaataatactaaagaaccagtattaatcccgatactagtataagatatacaagaattatacttggccaattctatcagtagaagctgtgcactcccagcagtggacagcaaatgtgggacactgcgagcactgcggcttcaggaggaagggaagggctcaggggtccggcaccagggcaaggagctCTCTGGACCacggccatcaagggagagactgaaactatgcagcaaaactgttttccccagcattaggagagaaattagtcctgtgttgctcaacacAGGACAGCCACAGATGCCACTAGGCCATGGAGGACAGCAGGTGAGCAGGCAGGGCTAATGAGGTAAGGTAATGAGCTACAGTTTCTCTCGACTATGCTGCAAGTATGGGGTAATGGGAAGCAGCCAGGCTGGTCCTAACGCCTTTCCTCTCCAAACCTTAACTGCCCTGTTTCAGTGATGATCTCCTGTAAAGGAATCCTCCAGAGTCCATTATGCTTAGCAGTATGGATTGTTTGAGTTCTGTATACCTTTGTCCTGTGTTCTTAATGTAGAACCTGCCCTATGGATCTTGTTGTAAAACTGgagtcttttttctcttctttagaaAGGAGTGGACTGAGCATCCAAGATCCTGCAGATTGGAAACTGGCAGGACATGACCTGAGGCAGACTAGAAAGAGATGTCCTATTGCTAGCTAAAACACATGTGAAAGCctctctatttctctttctgtaaggCCCTTCGGTGTCTTTGGTCTATAGCCAAAAAGAGACTTGGACATTATGATGCTGAATGTCATAGTTCTTGAGTTGTAGGCACCCAATGGCATTTCTAAGCTCCAAATCTGATCCATAGGTATGCTGGAAATTTGGCATCTTGGAGTGGGATTTAAGGAAGACAGCTAAATGGCGAGCTGCCAAAGCTGGGCAACAGCGCTGCCAAGGAGAGAAGGATATGTTTTAAATTGTATCCTTTACTGAGAATTTACTGTCTTACTCTGAGCAACAAATGATGCCATTTTCTAATCACTCTGCTAAACATTCTCCTTTCTCTGAAGGAACTGAAGTAGAGAACTTCATGATTGGCTTTGAGAAAGCCCACATTGCCCTGGTGCTCTGGACCCCGCTGCAAGCCTCTACAGAATGCCAGCTTGTCTCCATCAAGCTCTTTTCTTCATGACATTTGTAGAGGCCTGAATAAGCCAGGCTGCAGATCTATGATATGTACTGCCTGACAAGCTGTCCATTACCACCATTTTTCTTATACTCCCCTCTGTGCATGcttgttgtctctttttttatattaagacCGTAAGGCTTTTAGGGAAGGATATGttattttgctctttattttgctttttggtcTTTGCATTACATTAGTTTGGGTCCTAGACCACTAGTTGGGGTCCTAGACCAGGGAAGAAATGCTGATCTTACTCTGTGTATGTTCTATCCAGGGAACTGATGCAGCGTCACCTGATGTGTaaccaggaaagcagaaattatgaCTATTGGTCGTGAGCTTTTTACAAACAGTTTGTTGGTAAGGAATTACTTCCTGACTACCATCACAGGTAAATGATTTGGAAATCTGGAGTGGtgggtgttgcgtgaaaaggggcaaagcggttttagcagaagataaacccccttgcgttctaacactcctcaccgaggtgggaggccaggtgcggctaggtttaaattctgagtgatgcccaattcagcactatcagtccaatcgcgtttaatatgtattaaactattacgatttggatacactaatagtggactgcaccttcagtctagtcgtgctcatgaaccagcacggccactctcgagtctttggtcgcgttcagtgagaaaccaaaacgactagctacttaaaaaagtgcagtttatttaaacaacagatatataggttcttaggattgccggtgataaatacactgtctgcaaagcacgtgcaaatgaaagtattgttacatatacaaaacgcgcgacaaagttataaacgatacagcctggctttaaatgtagaaaaagagagtctctagagaaatttctaagtttcccgaggaagcactcggtataatctaagtcttacccaaaggcgtccctatgggggggaagagaggctcagcccgtcgactgatcccagaagtcagtgatgtaattctttatgatggtgtcttccctgggtatcccccctctcttgggctatttttatactatttgttatcttcaaggtggagtttgagtgactttagtcatacatacttttatcatgattggtgtaaatttctctcgcttcacaattaaaggtatagtttacgagaaattcagggcgcagactcaagaaggagtggtcgcaccttggaggcgggtagccttcgggatggaggtgtgttttggtattataatgacattataatgagcaaagttcgcacaaaggacagcatttcatcaaaatttgacaaaatgttggctctgagcatctagcgggcagctaattggcagcttatctgtttcatggtatcatcccattcctgtatccgctatacatcataaggtaaagccacggaataattgcatcccgtcccgtacctcatgtagcttatcagggaaccacagatgttgtgtccttcatgccagctgcggctattttctacctcagaagcctcttgattttatacttttccttaatgtgtgaacaatgctgtacttttgtattttttagccaatttagtatttattccacagtgGGTAAGTTCGAAGAGTCTATATACCATGCACTGGGTATTCATATATGGCCAGACACCTTTACATCTGAGCAATTCTTTGTTGTCTGCTTAAACGGCAGGCAGTGGGAGAGAGAAACCTTTGAGAGTCTTCCCCTGGGATGTCATGGACTCTAAGATATCTGGGATAGACTTTGATTAAAACACTACCATGGCACTGGATGAGAATGGTGCATTAGTTGTCTTATGTGGTAACAAAACTGCTGCTAATCAACGGGCATATCTATAATGGCTGGTTTGACCTGTTTTGCTACTAAATAAATATTTGGCTTCAGAtaatatttaacattaaaaaagaaaaaaccaacaacattaACTTTGTGGAGAAACAGCTGTGGGATGGTATCCAAAGGAAACTCTCCAtgtctatttttatatatattgcacTGATTTAATCTCAGTTTTTGCTATCTAGACAGCCAGTTGTCTAGACTCCCTCTCTAGTCTGTGGAGAAAGTGCTAGATGGGATGAATCACCTGCCAGAGGTGCTGTCTTTAGATACTTGTCTCAGATGACACAAATGTGTCTCtggaagtgcctgtttctctcctttgTCTATAGGTGGAGGCTTATGACTATCCCAGGTAAAAGCCTAACTTATAAATGCACGCAGTTGAGTAAGAGCAACTCCACCCTTCCGTGTTCACACTCCTCACCTTTCCATCTGCTCTCTTTCACTGGAAATGGAAGAGCTTTTTAAGTCAGGAGTTGTATTCTGTGCTAAAGTGGGGTGGTAGCACTGTGCTCCACTTGCCAGCTCATTGTGGtcaccaggcagggaagggaagtcCTGGGCTCATGAGACACCTCACCTCCTATGAGAGTCAGTGGGAAGTGCCAGGGGTCCTTGCTGTGCTGGGTGAACCAGCACCTCCTGTCCTCACGGGGCTCGGGGTGGGATCAGCAATGGTTCTGCAGGTTACTGGTGGCTATTGTGCCAAGTACGTATGCACGTGCCACAAGAGAAGAATGAGTAGAGGAATGTGTCAGATTTGCCTAGGGTTTAGGTAATAGATTTCCAAGCATAAATAATGGGACAGACATGGAATAGACATGTTTTTTCATGGGAAGGATAGACTCCAGCAACATCCCTTCCTGGAGAGCTCCTCCTTTACCCTGAGTAATGCCATCTGCAGCAGACTCCTAACTTGGGTCCCTTGCAGGATGTGTGGAAGGAAATCAGACTGTAGCTGCCTCTTCCTTCTGCCAATAAAGCAAGAGTCATTCAAGTCATTCATTCTTGTGCTCCATGCAATAACAATCACATGTGGGAAAGTTGAGATGATTGCCAAATTTCaattttct
Encoded proteins:
- the LOC141736129 gene encoding uncharacterized protein LOC141736129 isoform X6 — protein: MASCKLLWSDSPQGGGTTLLGTAYDYAFSYITGHLARWGISLEDLYIPVASIVTIFESLEYPSNVLIIVLLLLIFVGLFFFIGWICSRGKRPVETLPAPLTDTVPVETPWAPAADIAPVQTPPVPVTTTVPVQTTPNPATDTMPVQRPPVPATTTVSVQTLPSPAIGIAPVYTLPALPTDPDLVQTLLALMTRPAAATSAKSTLTLVMDDAADLQTQSEPVSVDPVHDRKSAVPADSDGQPGTLGDAVTEEVTRSLSLRDIRKDYSRQESEQVITWLLRCWNTGADSLDLDGREVKRLGPLARKSGIDRGLVRPPQSLTLWKRLLLRVRGRYPYRSNIMYRPSKWTTIERGIKNLREIAVWEMTFSDLGNLQTSLDSDALKITRPVWHKWLLSAPAAYVNALALFCWRHDEAPTVGEMGARMQRYAHSLLSAPQASVSVLKKSFGKASISAGDKRFPTKPVQEKQSTSRYTLWSTLRNQGENMRNWDGKPTSALQTWQSASHSLLSPGEGSSIPGIDCPSGGNTALLFAMD
- the LOC141736129 gene encoding uncharacterized protein LOC141736129 isoform X5, producing MASCKLLWSDSPQGGGTTLLGTAYDYAFSYITGHLARWGISLEDLYIPVASIVTIFESLEYPSNVLIIVLLLLIFVGLFFFIGWICSRGKRPVETLPAPLTDTVPVETPWAPAADIAPVQTPPVPVTTTVPVQTTPNPATDTMPVQRPPVPATTTVSVQTLPSPAIGIAPVYTLPALPTDPDLVQTLLALMTRPAAATSAKSTLTLVMDDAADLQTQSEPVSVDPVHDRKSAVPADSDGQPGTLGDAVTEEVTRSLSLRDIRKDYSRQESEQVITWLLRCWNTGADSLDLDGREVKRLGPLARKSGIDRGLVRPPQSLTLWKRLLLRVRGRYPYRSNIMYRPSKWTTIERGIKNLREIAVWEMTFSDLGNLQTSLDSDALKITRPVWHKWLLSAPAAYVNALALFCWRHDEAPTVGEMGARMQRYAHSLLSAPQASVSVLKKSFGKASISAGDKRFPTKPVQEKQSTSRYTLWSTLRNQGENMRNWDGKPTSALQTWQQSASHSLLSPGEGSSIPGIDCPSGGNTALLFAMD
- the LOC141736129 gene encoding uncharacterized protein LOC141736129 isoform X7 → MPVQRPPVPATTTVSVQTLPSPAIGIAPVYTLPALPTDPDLVQTLLALMTRPAAATSAKSTLTLVMDDAADLQTQSEPVSVDPVHDRKSAVPADSDGQPGTLGDAVTEEVTRSLSLRDIRKDYSRQESEQVITWLLRCWNTGADSLDLDGREVKRLGPLARKSGIDRGLVRPPQSLTLWKRLLLRVRGRYPYRSNIMYRPSKWTTIERGIKNLREIAVWEMTFSDLGNLQTSLDSDALKITRPVWHKWLLSAPAAYVNALALFCWRHDEAPTVGEMGARMQRYAHSLLSAPQASVSVLKKSFGKASISAGDKRFPTKPVQEKQSTSRYTLWSTLRNQGENMRNWDGKPTSALQTWVRQLRSKTTKRGDSSRRSAAPVSSDQSLRRHSSRVQATVCFHLERGPVYLELIAPAVETQPYYLPWTDPDCTGEKGGAPEHLEYIDDINIQGNTAEVFEKGEKVIQILLEASFAIKQGKVKGPAQEIQFLGIKWQDECCQIPMDVNVKDVLKLSKPKD
- the LOC141736129 gene encoding uncharacterized protein LOC141736129 isoform X4, translating into MASCKLLWSDSPQGGGTTLLGTAYDYAFSYITGHLARWGISLEDLYIPVASIVTIFESLEYPSNVLIIVLLLLIFVGLFFFIGWICSRGKRPVETLPAPLTDTVPVETPWAPAADIAPVQTPPVPVTTTVPVQTTPNPATDTMPVQRPPVPATTTVSVQTLPSPAIGIAPVYTLPALPTDPDLVQTLLALMTRPAAATSAKSTLTLVMDDAADLQTQSEPVSVDPVHDRKSAVPADSDGQPGTLGDAVTEEVTRSLSLRDIRKDYSRQESEQVITWLLRCWNTGADSLDLDGREVKRLGPLARKSGIDRGLVRPPQSLTLWKRLLLRVRGRYPYRSNIMYRPSKWTTIERGIKNLREIAVWEMTFSDLGNLQTSLDSDALKITRPVWHKWLLSAPAAYVNALALFCWRHDEAPTVGEMGARMQRYAHSLLSAPQASVSVLKKSFGKASISAGDKRFPTKPVQEKQSTSRYTLWSTLRNQGENMRNWDGKPTSALQTWVRQLRSKTTKRGDSSRRSAAPVSSDQSLRRHSSRVQATVCFHLERGPVYLELIAPAVETQPYYLPWTDPDCTGEKGGAPEHLEYIDDINIQGNTAEVFEKGEKVIQILLEASFAIKQG
- the LOC141736129 gene encoding uncharacterized protein LOC141736129 isoform X3, producing MASCKLLWSDSPQGGGTTLLGTAYDYAFSYITGHLARWGISLEDLYIPVASIVTIFESLEYPSNVLIIVLLLLIFVGLFFFIGWICSRGKRPVETLPAPLTDTVPVETPWAPAADIAPVQTPPVPVTTTVPVQTTPNPATDTMPVQRPPVPATTTVSVQTLPSPAIGIAPVYTLPALPTDPDLVQTLLALMTRPAAATSAKSTLTLVMDDAADLQTQSEPVSVDPVHDRKSAVPADSDGQPGTLGDAVTEEVTRSLSLRDIRKDYSRQESEQVITWLLRCWNTGADSLDLDGREVKRLGPLARKSGIDRGLVRPPQSLTLWKRLLLRVRGRYPYRSNIMYRPSKWTTIERGIKNLREIAVWEMTFSDLGNLQTSLDSDALKITRPVWHKWLLSAPAAYVNALALFCWRHDEAPTVGEMGARMQRYAHSLLSAPQASVSVLKKSFGKASISAGDKRFPTKPVQEKQSTSRYTLWSTLRNQGENMRNWDGKPTSALQTWVRQLRSKTTKRGDSSRRSAAPVSSDQSLRRHSSRVQATVCFHLERGPVYLELIAPAVETQPYYLPWTDPDCTGEKGGAPEHLEYIDDINIQGNTAEVFEKGEKVIQILLEASFAIKQVFFRITQW
- the LOC141736129 gene encoding uncharacterized protein LOC141736129 isoform X1, whose amino-acid sequence is MASCKLLWSDSPQGGGTTLLGTAYDYAFSYITGHLARWGISLEDLYIPVASIVTIFESLEYPSNVLIIVLLLLIFVGLFFFIGWICSRGKRPVETLPAPLTDTVPVETPWAPAADIAPVQTPPVPVTTTVPVQTTPNPATDTMPVQRPPVPATTTVSVQTLPSPAIGIAPVYTLPALPTDPDLVQTLLALMTRPAAATSAKSTLTLVMDDAADLQTQSEPVSVDPVHDRKSAVPADSDGQPGTLGDAVTEEVTRSLSLRDIRKDYSRQESEQVITWLLRCWNTGADSLDLDGREVKRLGPLARKSGIDRGLVRPPQSLTLWKRLLLRVRGRYPYRSNIMYRPSKWTTIERGIKNLREIAVWEMTFSDLGNLQTSLDSDALKITRPVWHKWLLSAPAAYVNALALFCWRHDEAPTVGEMGARMQRYAHSLLSAPQASVSVLKKSFGKASISAGDKRFPTKPVQEKQSTSRYTLWSTLRNQGENMRNWDGKPTSALQTWVRQLRSKTTKRGDSSRRSAAPVSSDQSLRRHSSRVQATVCFHLERGPVYLELIAPAVETQPYYLPWTDPDCTGEKGGAPEHLEYIDDINIQGNTAEVFEKGEKVIQILLEASFAIKQGKVKGPAQEIQFLGIKWQDECCQIPMDVNVKDVLKLSKPKD
- the LOC141736129 gene encoding uncharacterized protein LOC141736129 isoform X8, with protein sequence MPVQRPPVPATTTVSVQTLPSPAIGIAPVYTLPALPTDPDLVQTLLALMTRPAAATSAKSTLTLVMDDAADLQTQSEPVSVDPVHDRKSAVPADSDGQPGTLGDAVTEEVTRSLSLRDIRKDYSRQESEQVITWLLRCWNTGADSLDLDGREVKRLGPLARKSGIDRGLVRPPQSLTLWKRLLLRVRGRYPYRSNIMYRPSKWTTIERGIKNLREIAVWEMTFSDLGNLQTSLDSDALKITRPVWHKWLLSAPAAYVNALALFCWRHDEAPTVGEMGARMQRYAHSLLSAPQASVSVLKKSFGKASISAGDKRFPTKPVQEKQSTSRYTLWSTLRNQGENMRNWDGKPTSALQTWVRQLRSKTTKRGDSSRRSAAPVSSDQSLRRHSSRVQATVCFHLERGPVYLELIAPAVETQPYYLPWTDPDCTGEKGGAPEHLEYIDDINIQGNTAEVFEKGEKVIQILLEASFAIKQG
- the LOC141736129 gene encoding uncharacterized protein LOC141736129 isoform X2, translated to MASCKLLWSDSPQGGGTTLLGTAYDYAFSYITGHLARWGISLEDLYIPVASIVTIFESLEYPSNVLIIVLLLLIFVGLFFFIGWICSRGKRPVETLPAPLTDTVPVETPWAPAADIAPVQTPPVPVTTTVPVQTTPNPATDTMPVQRPPVPATTTVSVQTLPSPAIGIAPVYTLPALPTDPDLVQTLLALMTRPAAATSAKSTLTLVMDDAADLQTQSEPVSVDPVHDRKSAVPADSDGQPGTLGDAVTEEVTRSLSLRDIRKDYSRQESEQVITWLLRCWNTGADSLDLDGREVKRLGPLARKSGIDRGLVRPPQSLTLWKRLLLRVRGRYPYRSNIMYRPSKWTTIERGIKNLREIAVWEMTFSDLGNLQTSLDSDALKITRPVWHKWLLSAPAAYVNALALFCWRHDEAPTVGEMGARMQRYAHSLLSAPQASVSVLKKSFGKASISAGDKRFPTKPVQEKQSTSRYTLWSTLRNQGENMRNWDGKPTSALQTWVRQLRSKTTKRGDSSRRSAAPVSSDQSLRRHSRVQATVCFHLERGPVYLELIAPAVETQPYYLPWTDPDCTGEKGGAPEHLEYIDDINIQGNTAEVFEKGEKVIQILLEASFAIKQGKVKGPAQEIQFLGIKWQDECCQIPMDVNVKDVLKLSKPKD